A window of Chanodichthys erythropterus isolate Z2021 chromosome 16, ASM2448905v1, whole genome shotgun sequence genomic DNA:
aaacctttaggattaaataaaatatctagtGCTACCTTACATGCCTTTCATGacatatcatttttttattaaggcctttcgccaaaaaaaaaaaaaaaaaaaaggaccgTGGTGTCATTGACCCACACACGgctctttttaaaataagttaaaaatgcaaaaagacGGTATGATTCTCTTTAAGTCACTGATTAACCTCAGAACTCACTGGAGGTCTGTCTTTAAACGTTTTAAGCTTGTTATAATATGGAAAgaaataatttagtttttttaagaacttatttttatttcaagagCCGACTGTTGTGCTCGTGTAAATCAAAACTAAAAGTGTTTCAGTAACTAACCTTTCCATTCATTCCCTCCAGCGCGTCCTTCGCATCGTCTGGATTCTCAAAAGTCACGAAACCGAATCCTCTGGATTTGTTGGTTTCTCGGTTTCGGGCCACATGAACTGAAAACAGGCATATTATAATGAGCTGCTTATGTAAATCACAGAAAGCGCACGGGGTGCAGAGCGGGGCTGTGATTGGCTAGAGGGCGGGACTTACCGTTGGTGATGACGCCATATTTGGAGAAGGCGTCTTCTAGCGATTGTTCGGTGGTATCGAAACTCAAACCGCCGATAAACAGCTTCCCTTCGTCAGACATTctgaactacaaacacaaatagaTCAATAAAACAAGTTAAAAATCACAgcttagatatatatataaaaaagtgtaCATAACGCGTTATGGCTGGCTCTTGGCGGTAAAAatggaaataataaataaataattaaacgaGGCGTTTAGTTGTGCGCTCAGAATTGGTTTTCAATATTTCATGTGcgatttatttaataaaacactcGATCTGGGTCACCGCGCGCACACCGCGCGAAACTAGGTCAAACAATAGACTCCCATACAAACACACGAATGATCGAATAAAACATAACGAACGCAGACCCGCGACCATCATATATGCATTATACTACAAAAATACTCAACCCTATATTGTGAAAGTATCGATTAAGATATTTCAAGTTGATAAAAACGGTTGATCTCAGATGAGGATGATGAAGATCTCCATCAGTCGCCGCCATTTTAAGCAGCGCGCGAGTCGTGAAGGCCAAACACGCGCCAAACTGATCAATAAGCTAAGCTTTTAAATACGCGATATGTTAACATAGTGAAGCGTACATCGAATGAAACAAGCAAATGCCGGTGAAATGTAGGTAACGTTACCTGTAATGTCGCAGTAGTAGTGGCAGATGAAGTAACGTGTATGCGTCTCTCACACGATCAGCACTCCAGAGACGCAGAGAACAACCGCGCAGCCCTTATATAGCACTGCGCTCGAGGGGCGGGGCCTACACACGCGCTCATTAACATATTCAAACCAGAATGAACCGAAATGAACCGAAAGTtccaaagaacagcatttatttgagatagaaatcttttgtttgttttgtttttacattataaatgtctttactgtcactgaaataaaaagtttttaaaatataataattttattcagcaaggctgcgtttaaatgaatcaaaagtgacatttatgttacaaaagattgtgtttaaaataaaagctgttcttttgaactttctattcatcaaataatccagaaaaaCAGGTTTCCAGAAGAATATAAAGAGTGATAATAATCaagaaaaatgtttcttgagcagcaaatcatcatatcaaaatgatttctgaaggatcatgtgacactgaagactggagtaatgatgctgaaaattcagctttgatcacaggaataaactttcttacattttttgctgttgcaTTTTATTTCACTGTTTTGTAATAGTGACAACATGCCCAGCTGTTCACAGAAGGTCAAGATGTGTtacttttacaaataaataaacctaCTTTTAGTACAATGCGACAGCTTACACCGGTCTCCCCCTGTGCATTACAACAATAAGTGCAAGACTGCACATTATCCGAGGCCTGTGGATCAGAAGACTGAATAATGAAGTCAAACAACTGATTTCTGCTGCATGTTTTGCATGTGAGAAAGTCTCACTGAATTTCCTTCCCCCTTCAGACATTCAGACAAAAGGTTTACCTGCATGTGTGTCTCAGTGAGAGACAACCATGCAGTGATGTGTTAATGGCTGCAGCACTCATTATTCATGTATGCAAATGACACCTGCTGAAGTGTGAGAATcaccctacacacacacacacacacacacacacacaaacacagtgatAAGCTAATCAAattattcaaattattaaagAGTCTCCTCTTTAACAGATAAACATTTGATTCATACTAGAATATATTTCCCTAAATTACAGgtgaattaaaatataaacacagtATTTATTAGTTAAATGAAGCAACTGGTCACACAGCtgaaattttgttttattaaaaaggaaatttaatttgttttacttTTGGGTTTCATATTCTGATTCGGCCTTGTTGTGTTTTGGGATGCAGTGCCACTTTTGTCCAGTAGATGTCAGTGTGTTTTCACGTTGCACGTACAGCGTCTCAATGACATCATGATGCAGATTTATGTGAGACGATTtgataaaaacaggaaaaaataaataaataaatatagactTGATCAAAACAGAAATGTGATGGATATAATATGACTCCTGTGGTTATTTTTTAGATTGAATTATCACAAATATGAATTTAATGACAATCCagataacaaaaaaatgttctaCGGTCCCTTTAAGTTATAAaaacgttatttctgaatgttttctgaaaCGTCGAGttttaaaaaaacgtttttcttggttatgcgagcatttatatatttcaattgaatattaatatatattaatagccactgaatattaatattatgcaaaataaaattttccgcTGCCCGTTTCTTCCAGTATTTACGGTCGCTGCCGCTCAAGCAGGAAGTGTTTCTGTTCGCAGCTTCTCACATTACAGAAATAAACTGCTCCAGGTCGCCAGTGAGGATCTTTTGAATGCTTCCAGGAGAGATGTTTGAGAGCAGGCTGAAGGCAGTGCTGGAGTCCGCGGTGTCGGAGATCCTGCAGCTGCACGAGGACGGACTCATGCTGATGCGCGCGCAGATCCGCCTGAGAGACGCGCAGATCCGCGCGCTGAAGAAGCGCGTCACAGACAGCGAGTTCGCGGGTAAACCTACCAGAGGGAGAAACATAACAACAAATGACCGAATGTCCAGTTCATATCATCTGACTGACCGATATGTTTTGCTACCGTTCGTCCCTTTGAGTTATGAAAacgtttttttgtgttaaaatcgTTATGTGAACGTTGAGGGAACATTACCGTTCTTCAGATATAGGAACGTTACTTTTTTGAATGTTCTactagtaacatttaaaaacattccatgaatgatgtataaataatgtttttggtctaacgttttgagaacattagtaaagaccagataactttgaacaaacgttctattaacgttactggaagaacgttctGGCAGTGTTCTCTCAAAGTTCTTCCAGTGAACGTTCGTTCAAATctgtaatgaaaatgttaaaggtctttaatgaaaaaaaaggtctttaaaaaaagtaaaaaaaaaaacacatttatctaCTTAATTTGCATAAACAGATGTTTAGACTGTCCTAATAACTAGTTTGACCAAATAACAGTTAATCAAAGGGATaatcttacttttttaagttaagtaaaaaaaaaaaaaaagttgatgaCTAACTTTAAACTAGTCTAAgtagtttatgcaactggccatGGGTCTGGACGTTAACAttgttttttgcagtgtaaaatCACTGGCAGTGAGTGAAATctgtggaagcttgttttcgccactaaacaaaaaatacaaaaggtaattgtgactataactcgcaattccgactttataactcgcaattctgactttataactaaaaattgcgactttataactcgcaattctgattttataactcacaattcgcaaattctgactttataactcgcaattctgactttataactaaaaattgcgactttataactcgcaattctgactttataactcacaattcgcaattctgactttataactcgcaattctgactataactaaaaattgcgactttataactcgcaattctgactttataactcacaattcgcaattctgagtctgactttataacttgcaattctgactttataactaaaaattgcaactttataactcgcaattctgactttataactaaaaattgtgactttataactcacaattctgactttataactaaaaattgcgactttataactcgcaattctgactttataactcacaattcgcaattctgagtctgactttataactcgcaattctgactttataactaaaaattgtgactttataactcacaattctgactttataactcacaattcggattttataattcgcaattctgactttataacttgcaattcggactttataactcacaattcggactttattactcacaattcgcaattctgactttatatctctcaattctgactttataactaaaaattgtgactttataactcgcaattctgactttataactcacaattctgactttataactcacaattcgcaattctgactttataactcacaatttgcaattctgactttataactcgcaattctgactttataactcgcaattctgactttataactaaaaattgcgacattataactcgcaattctgactttataactcacaattcgcaaattctgactttataactcgcaattctgactttataactaaaaattgcgactttataactcgcaattctgactttacaactaaaaattgtgactttataactcgcaattctgactttataactcacaattctgactttataactaaaaattgtgactttataactcgcaattctgactttataactcacaattctgactttataactaaaaattgcgactttataacctcgcaattctgactttataactcacaattcgcaattctgagtctgactttataactcgcaattctgactttataactaaaaattgtgactttataactcacaattctgactttataactcacaattcggATTTTagaattcgcaattctgactttataacttgcaattcggactttataacttgcaattctgactataactaaaaattgtgactttataactcgcaattctgactttataacttgcaattcggactttataacttgcaattctgactttataactaaaaattgtgactttataactcgcaattctgactttataactcacaattctgactttataactcacaatttgcaattctgactttataactcgcaattctgactttataactaaaaattgcaacattataactcgcaattctgactttataactcacaattcgcaattctgactttataactaaaaattgcaattctgactttaaaactaaaaattgCGACTATAACTaaaaattgcgactttataactcgcaattctgactttataactcgcaattctgactttataactcgcaattctgactttataactcgcaattctgactttataattcacaattcggattttataattcgcaattctgactttataattcgcaattcggactttataactcgcaattctgactttataactaaaaattgcgactttataacttgcaattctgactttataactcgcaattctgactttataactcgcaattctgactttataactaaaaattgcgactttataacttgcaattctgactttataactcacagttcggactttatatcttgcaattctgactttataacttgcaattcggactttttaactaaaaattgggactttataacttgcaattctgactttataactcacagttcggactttatatcttgcaattcggactttataacttgcaattcggactttaactcgcaattctgaggaaaaagtcagaatttcgaaattataccttttttttatacagtggtggaaacaagcttccatagaaatcAGACATCAGATTTAcacaaaacatttacaaataaacGAATACAGTGTTTTTGTGGAGTAAATAAATCAGTCCACAGCTTGAGTGTTGTGGTTTGTTGCAGGGCGTCTCGAGTGCCGTGATGGAGACATTCAGAATCCTGCTGCACGACTTCAGCTCGACGGGAATCCAGACGACAGCGACGCACTCGCACAGATGTTTACTGCAGAAAGAAAAGACATGCTCGTCGCTGAAGAACTCAACGCACCTCAGAACGAGGAAGACTTTGCTGGACCGGTGGAGATGAAGCAGAACTTTCTTGAAATCACAGATCATCCACACTGCTCGCAGATTCCCGCAAGAACACACACGTGCGCGTTCACGTCCATCAGCACTACTCAAACCGTGAACAGCCTCGGCTTTGAGTCCTTCAGTCAGAATTCACGACCCGACAGAACCGCGTCAGACTTCATCCAGAACACAACGTCTCCTGATCGCAGTAATGCGTGCAGACGCGAAGCGGCGCAGGAAAAGTGGTTCATCTGTTCGTTCTGCGGGAAGAGTTTCGACCGCTCCAGCCACCTGCAGATGCACCGGCGCGTCCACACCGGAGAGAGACCCTTCTGCTGCGCCGTCTGCGGCAAGAGCTTCTCGCAGCTCAGCAACCTGCGCACACACCAGAAGATCCACCGGACACACACCAAGACAAACTGAGACTGCATCTTTCATTTACACGAACATTTATTAAAGTTCTTCACAGATCAGTAATCTTTATTTGTGTGAAAAAACACAAACTCAACATTACAAATATACAAAACACATTTATCTACTTATCTAGTTGCATAAACAGATGTTTAAAGTCAGACCAACTAACAGTCTTACTTTTCAGGTTCAAATCAGACTGACTTCAAGCTGGGAACACATtcaggtttcatttgttaacatgaactaacaataaaaagcatttactaatttaaactTTTAGTAATACATTATTACTCAGACATAAAATATAGTAACTTTTAAAAATAGTGCAATACTGTAACGAGCGATGGAGTTTTTGTGGAGTAAATATAAACCAGTCCACAGTCTAAAATATGTGTTCAGTAGTTAGAGAGGTAACCTGTTAGTCTGGGTCATATGGTAACCATAGTTTGTGCCAaagtaattaataataatgtattacatCTTTACATTAGCAACAATAACTGTAGCGACTTTTTCTGTGGAAAAAGTTTTTGTAAAGAAAGTGACATTGGAGCAAAACTGAAGTCaaacataaacattttatatagaCATAACAGATGCACTACCAGACAAAAGTGTGAAATAATTaagatttaatgtttttgaaaatgtcttttctgctcaccaaagctgcatttatttaaaaaaaattcagtaaaaatagtgaaatattattataatttaaaatagctgttttctatgtgaatatatagtaaagtgtaatttatttctgtgatcaaagctggattttcaaCATTActtctgtgtcacatgatccttcagaaatcattctaatatgacgATTTGAtccatttatgattattatcaatgtttcatatttttctGGAAACCGTGACAAGTTTTTCAAGATTATTTGATGAACTTtcagcgtttatttgaaatagaatcttttataatattataaacatcttcttttgatcaatttaatgcatccttgctgaataaaaatagtaatttctGTCTTTCATCTTTCttacctcaaacttttgaatggtagtgaatgacgatttccacaaaaatgaattattttacattgaaataatatttcacaatatttgctatatttttgattaaataaatgcagccttggtgagcagaagagactttcagaaacataaaaaaaaaaatcataattattccaAACGGTAGTGTAAttatactataaatataaacatcttatgttgtatattttagtttagtgaCAGATGAATATGTAATTTAAACAGTGTCAATtcaaacaaacatgaaaaactgATAGATGTTTGTCGTGGTGGAATAGATTATACAAGAAAGTGTCTTAACATCATATAAACACCACTTCACCATCACACTTCTGTCATCTCGGCACGCAGAGGTAGAACGAGTCCAAACCAGGAACGAATCAAGATCAGCAGGACTTCAGCAGAAACGCATCCATATgtcagtgtttgtgtgtttaaacGTCTCCTCTATTGTCTGAGTTCACATGATGTGCTGAAGAAAGAGATCCAGTGCAGCCGATGGGAAATAAATCACTGATCATCCTCTTAAAGGgacggttcaaacaaataatattaaaatctatcatgtactcaccctcatgttgttccatacCTGTGTGACTTTCTTTCCTCCATGAAACACAAGAGGAGAAAATCTGAGGAATGTTCATATAATCTTGTCTATAATGAAAGCAGACTGTGATACTGTAACAAAtctattgctcattgttagtcaattcactgcaaaaaatgttcttcttcctcagtatttcggtcctgttttccagcacaaatatctaaacattgcCTCTGGTCCTCTTCGTTTAGGGGTCACACTCGGCTCCTTCACGGTCAAAAGTGACCGAAGccttaaaatatacttttttttttctttcaggaaagcaatgtaatatatttttgttcaataatatttttggattATTATTTAAGATTTTGAGGGTATTTCATGATgctatgcaatatttatacaatttttattagcTATTTTCCCCCCACTGAAAATagcacacaatttttttttctaatattttttattattaaagcaGTAACTTACCTGGTGggggtaaaaaaaagaaaaacttgtgTAATGCCATGGTTTAACTGCTAGATTCCTATATAGTTCTATTTAAAGTGGCTTATAGTGTTTTTTATATacaaattcttatttttattaagttgttAAGATTTGAATTTATACTTAGACATTCTTAAAGACTACTTTGTTCAAGgtttagattgttttttttgtctgaaacattgatttgaagtgtcagtttttgcaATAATTTTCCtagtcaaacctgaacacagaggacattttgttacacataacatcaaaatgtaacaaaaatgaacaaGTATGATTTATAACAGCTTAATAAATCTGTGATCATTTGATGATTACCTCTTATTTGAGTCTTTTGGCTCAATTTTCTGACTCCACTGGCATATATTTGTTCTGGTTTGAAGCacaaactgatacatttttcataaaacaaaacttaatatcttcagtcatttctcttctccagtaaatgtatcttgatttaagaatgtttagatatttgtgctggaaaacaagacagaaacactAAGGAAGAAcataatttttttgcagtgtaaactaatggaaccttattttaaagtgttagcaatcttgttcgagatgcatcgcaGCAGGTTTGACATCAACAGTATCAAATGTCACAAACACTTGTGATGCACATCTTAAATCTATTTATTCTCGTCTATCATATTTCAATATATTGTGATACGCGTGACTTTGTGCACTATGAACATTTTGCaaaagtcatgcaggtttgagAACAAGATGCCTTTTCTGAGTCTGTAAAATGGACAGTCCTTCATCAGATGATCTGTCTGGGCGAGTGGATGATGATGGCGTTGGGATTTTCCTTCGGCGTCAGTCCTCCGTTGCTGCACTGGAAGTAGTTGGAAACTGCCTCAGACAAATGATGGGCGTTTTCTTCTTCTCCTTCTGGAATTCGCTCTTGCTGCATGTATGCATCATGTTCCTCTCGGTGAATCTCTCTGCGAGAGCCGCGTTTCCATGCTTCGGTCGGACCGGAGCTCACGGAGCGAGGAGGAGAACTCTGATCCCTGTGAAGCCCTGAATCCTGATGGAGAAACACAAAGAAACATCATCAGGATGCAGTTTTAACTCTGTAAAGCTTCTGTCTCGTATTTGGTCATAATTTTCAAAGGCCTCTaaatgatcaaaactttgcttttctgtttcgttccctcgatttgctaaattgtgtgcgcaGATgaactattttgttccctcgatttactaagtCGTGtgtgcgatttactatttcgttccctcgatttgctgaattGTGTGCGCAAATTACggttttgttccctcgatttactaaattgtgtgcgCAAATTACggttttgttccctcgatttactaaatcgtgtgcGCGaattactgtttcgttccctcgatttgctaaactGTGAGCGCGATTCAcgatttcgttcccttgatttgctaaatcgtgtgcgcaaattactgtttcgttccctcgatttgctaaattgtgtgcgcaGATgaactattttgttccctcgatttactaagtCGTGtgtgcgatttactatttcgttccctcgatttactaaattgtgtgcgcaaattactgttttgttccctcaatttactaaatcgtgtgcGCAaattactgtttcgttccctcgatttgctaaactGTGAGCGCGATTCAcgatttcgttcccttgatttgctaaatcgtgtgcgcaaattactgtttcgttccctcgatttgctaaattgtgtgcgtgacttactatttcgttccctcgatttgctaaattgtgtgcgcaGATGAACtattttgttctttctttctttctttctttcttttttaacgccataccagcttcaaaggaactattttgttccctcgatttactaagtTGTGtgtgcgatttactatttcgttccctcgatttgctgaattgtgagcgcaatttactattttgttccctcgatttactaaattgtgtgcgcaaattactgttttgttccctcgatttactaaatcgtgtgcGCGaattactgtttcgttccctcgatttgctaaatcgtgtgtgtgcgatttactatttttgtTCCCTGgatttataaattgtgcgcatgatttactattttattccctcgatttgctgaattGTGAGCGCGATTCAcgatttcgttccctcgatttactaaattgtgtgcgcgaattactatttcgttccctcgatttactaaatcgtgtgtgtgcgatttactatttttgtTCCCTGgatttataaattgtgcgcatgatttaccattttattccctcgatttgctaaatcgtctGCGCAGATtaactattttgttccctcgatttactaaatcgtgtgcgatttactatttttgttccctcgatttactaaatcgtgtgtgtgcgatttactatttttgtTCCCTGgatttataaattgtgcgcatgatttactattttattccctcgatttgctgaattGTGAGCGCGATTCAcgatttcgttccctcgatttactaaattgtgtgcgcgaattactatttcgttccctcgatttactaaatcgtgtgtgtgcgatttactatttttgtTCCCTGgatttataaattgtgcgcatgatttaacattttattccctcgatttgctgaattGTGAGCGCGATTCAcgatttcgttccctcgatttactaaattgtgtgcgcgaattactatttcgttccctcgatttgctaaattgtgtgcgatttactatttttgtTCCCTGgatttataaattgtgcgcatgatttactattttattccctcgatttgctgaattGTGAGCGCGATTCAcgatttcgttccctcgattttgctaaattgtgtgcgcgACTTACTATTTTtgttctctcgatttgctaaatcgtgtgtgCGACTttttttgttccctcgatttgctaaatcgtgtgtgCAAATTACCGTTTCGCTCCCTCAATTTGCAGAATTGTGTGCGCGACTTTTTTTATTCCCTCGATatgctaaattgtgtgcgcagattaactattttgttccctcgatttactaaatcgtgtggATTTACTatttttgttccctcgatttactaaatcgtgtggATTTACTatttttgttccctcgatttactaaatcgtgtggATTTACTatttttgttccctcgatttactaaatcgtgtggATTTACTatttttgttccctcgatttactaaatcgtgtggATTTACTatttttgttccctcgatttactaaatcgtgtgcgcgaattactattttgttccctcgatttataaattgtgcaCAAGATTtattatttcgttccctcgatttgctaaatcatgtgcgcaacttactatttcgttcccttgatttgctataTCGTGTGCGCgcttactattttgttccctcgatttgctaaattgtgtgcgcgacttactattttgttccctcgatttgctgaatcgtgcgcacaatttaatatttcgttcccttgatttgctaaatcttgtgCGCGacttactattttgttccctcgatttgctgaatcgtgcgcacaatttactgtttCACTCCCTCAATTTGCTGAAATGTGAGCATGATTCACGAttttattccctcgatttgctagaTCGTGTGCACAACTTTTTTTGTTCCCTCGATATGCTAAATTGtgtgcgatttactatttttgttcccctcgatttgctaaatcatgtgcgatttactatttttgttccctcgatttgctaaatcgtgtgcgcgaattactattttgttccctcgatgtgctaaatcgtgcgcacaatttactgtttcgttccctcgatttgctaaatcatgtgcgcgacttactattttgttccctcgagttgctaaatcatgtgcgcgaattactattttgttccctcaatttataaattgtgcaCAAGATTTATTATTTCATTCCTTCGAtgtgctaaatcgtgcacacaatttactgtttcgttccctcgatttgctaaatcatgtgcgcgacttactattttgttccctcgatttgctaaattgtgtgcgcgacttactattttgttccctgtCTCCCTCgatgatcaaaactttgctgtTGTACATAAgtcttaatataatataattaagacttaattaagacttttacttgctaaaaaggCAGACAACAGAAGTATTGTTTATAACTCCCACACACCAGAGACATATTGCTGGATTTGACGTAGGACTCGACTCTTCGTCTGCGCTCGCTTCTCTCGTCCTCCTCGATGTCTCTCAGCTTCTTAATGCCTCGGTCCGGTCGGTACGACGGGTAGATGGCAGGACGTCCGAGACTGTCGTACTCTCCGTCTCTCAGTGTGGAGTGAtcctgcagagagagagagtttatatGGTGACGCGTCACATGCACACGTGTGCGAGACGAGTTTAAAGTCAACTCACCTCCACGGATAAAACACTGTTCTTCATCACACTGTCCATCCGCATTAGTGAACCCTCTTCTGCCTGAAAACCACAGGAAGTGTCACTTTACTTTCAAATACATAAAGAGGAACTTCAGATCTATATTCTATGGAgtcccgcacatgacatgcagggggaaaaaaaagtaaatcagGCGCACAATTTAacattttgttccctcgatttgctaaatcgtgtgcgcGACTGACTATTTCTTTCCCTTGATTTGTTGAATCGTGTGTGCGACTTTCTATTtctttccctcaatttgctaaatcgtgtgcatgatttactattttgttccctcgatttgctaaatcgtgtgcacgagttactatttctttcccttgatttgctaaatcgtgtgtgggacttactattttgttccctcgatttgctaaatcgtgtgcatga
This region includes:
- the LOC137003704 gene encoding zinc finger protein 175, encoding MLPGEMFESRLKAVLESAVSEILQLHEDGLMLMRAQIRLRDAQIRALKKRVTDSEFAGRLECRDGDIQNPAARLQLDGNPDDSDALAQMFTAERKDMLVAEELNAPQNEEDFAGPVEMKQNFLEITDHPHCSQIPARTHTCAFTSISTTQTVNSLGFESFSQNSRPDRTASDFIQNTTSPDRSNACRREAAQEKWFICSFCGKSFDRSSHLQMHRRVHTGERPFCCAVCGKSFSQLSNLRTHQKIHRTHTKTN